Proteins from a single region of Noviherbaspirillum saxi:
- a CDS encoding FAD-binding protein, with product MSNLHQNSAVTTIDMPLVVDDTDGVAWDAHCDVLVLGFGAAGACAALEADNGGAQVMLCDRFEGGGASAKSGGVVYAGGGTAQQRLAGIADTPQAMHDYLRQETGEVVSESTLQSFCRNSASMIEWLSHLGVQFDATIPPVKTSYPADGYYLYYSGNEAVRDYARIAPPAPRGHRAKGKGMSGAVLFAVLRRAVSQAGVGVRLQCAARRLVMDSEGNVLGAEVRQMQGMAAMLHRRLAHLAEGMHNVAPALADALRRGLTLLETRYARSVWVRARQRVVLATGGFVFNRAMLAHYAPRYLRAWRLGTTGCDGSGIRLGQSAGGVCMQMDNVSAWRFINPPLPWTSGMVVDAQGRRICNEEVYGARLGHVMCEQADGRAWLILDSRLRREALRQCLKGGLWLFQSGPALMLMLAGAVKAPDAAALAAKLGMPPQQLSATLAVYNAAARGECADAFGKSAPMLVELQDGPLYAINISMDSKIFPCPVITLGGLRVDESSGMVLRADGSPIRGLHAAGRTALGIASNHYVSGLSLADCIWSGRRAGRTGTVA from the coding sequence ATGAGTAACCTTCACCAGAACAGCGCCGTCACGACTATCGATATGCCGCTCGTGGTTGACGACACGGATGGCGTGGCCTGGGATGCGCATTGCGACGTCCTGGTCCTCGGATTCGGTGCTGCGGGTGCTTGCGCGGCGCTGGAAGCCGATAACGGCGGCGCACAGGTCATGCTGTGCGATCGCTTCGAAGGCGGCGGCGCTAGTGCCAAAAGCGGCGGCGTCGTGTATGCCGGCGGCGGCACTGCGCAGCAGCGCCTTGCCGGTATCGCAGATACGCCGCAAGCCATGCATGACTACTTGCGTCAGGAAACTGGAGAGGTGGTGAGCGAATCGACGCTGCAGTCGTTCTGCCGGAACAGCGCGTCAATGATCGAATGGCTGTCGCACCTGGGTGTCCAGTTCGATGCCACGATACCGCCCGTCAAAACCTCCTATCCGGCCGATGGCTACTATCTGTATTACTCCGGCAACGAAGCGGTGCGGGATTACGCCCGCATTGCGCCGCCCGCGCCGCGCGGTCATCGTGCAAAGGGAAAAGGCATGTCCGGCGCCGTGCTGTTTGCGGTGTTGCGCCGAGCAGTGTCGCAGGCCGGTGTCGGTGTTCGCCTGCAATGCGCGGCACGCCGGCTGGTAATGGATAGCGAAGGCAATGTGCTGGGCGCGGAAGTGCGGCAAATGCAGGGCATGGCAGCCATGCTGCACCGCCGCCTTGCCCATCTGGCAGAGGGCATGCATAACGTCGCGCCGGCACTGGCCGACGCGCTACGCCGCGGCTTGACTCTGCTTGAAACGCGATATGCGCGAAGCGTTTGGGTAAGAGCCCGGCAACGGGTGGTGCTGGCGACTGGCGGCTTCGTCTTTAACCGTGCGATGCTCGCTCACTATGCGCCGCGTTATCTGCGGGCATGGCGTCTGGGAACCACCGGTTGCGACGGCAGCGGAATCCGGCTTGGCCAGTCCGCTGGCGGCGTATGCATGCAGATGGATAACGTCTCGGCCTGGCGCTTCATCAATCCGCCACTGCCCTGGACCAGTGGCATGGTGGTGGATGCGCAGGGCCGTCGCATCTGCAACGAAGAAGTGTACGGTGCGCGCCTCGGCCATGTGATGTGCGAGCAGGCAGACGGACGCGCATGGCTGATCCTCGACAGCCGTTTGCGGCGTGAAGCATTGCGGCAATGCCTGAAGGGCGGACTATGGCTGTTTCAGAGCGGTCCTGCATTGATGCTGATGCTTGCCGGCGCTGTCAAGGCGCCCGATGCCGCTGCGCTGGCGGCCAAACTCGGTATGCCGCCCCAACAATTGAGCGCAACGCTGGCTGTCTACAACGCAGCGGCAAGAGGTGAATGCGCGGATGCGTTTGGCAAGTCCGCACCGATGCTGGTTGAGTTGCAAGACGGGCCTTTGTACGCGATCAATATCTCGATGGATAGCAAAATTTTTCCATGTCCGGTCATCACGCTGGGCGGTTTGCGCGTCGATGAAAGCAGCGGCATGGTGCTGCGCGCTGATGGCTCACCGATTCGCGGTTTGCATGCGGCAGGTCGCACCGCACTTGGCATCGCTTCCAATCATTACGTCAGCGGTCTGTCGCTGGCCGACTGTATCTGGTCCGGACGGCGCGCCGGCCGTACCGGCACCGTAGCTTAA